A single genomic interval of Nitrospirota bacterium harbors:
- a CDS encoding Uma2 family endonuclease, with protein MGLAIKKDKRYTYQDYLTWPDDERWEIIDGAAYSMSPAPKVKHQRISGNLFNNLKNIIDARCPVFSAPTDVVFDDFNIVQPDIFVVCDRDRITEDNIRGAPDLIVEVVSPATELKDRREKKVLYEQSGVKEYVIVFPDREYVERYCLKDNQYSAPDIFNWDEVLKLCAFEIEINLWDIFEKEREEAGKEE; from the coding sequence ATGGGGCTTGCAATTAAAAAAGATAAAAGATACACATATCAGGATTATCTGACCTGGCCGGATGACGAGAGGTGGGAGATCATAGATGGTGCAGCTTACAGTATGAGCCCTGCACCGAAAGTGAAGCATCAGAGAATTTCGGGGAATCTTTTTAATAATTTGAAAAACATTATTGATGCCAGATGTCCGGTGTTCTCTGCTCCTACCGATGTAGTGTTTGATGATTTCAATATCGTCCAGCCCGATATTTTTGTAGTCTGCGACAGGGACAGGATTACCGAGGACAACATCCGGGGCGCCCCTGATTTAATCGTTGAGGTGGTCTCACCTGCCACTGAACTGAAGGACAGGCGCGAGAAAAAGGTGCTTTATGAACAGTCCGGCGTAAAGGAATATGTTATCGTCTTTCCTGACAGGGAATACGTGGAGAGATACTGCCTGAAGGACAACCAGTACAGTGCTCCTGACATATTCAACTGGGATGAGGTTTTAAAGCTCTGTGCCTTTGAGATAGAGATAAATCTGTGGGATATATTTGAGAAGGAGAGGGAAGAGGCCGGTAAGGAAGAATGA